In the genome of Thermovirga sp., one region contains:
- a CDS encoding acylphosphatase has protein sequence MHRKKCVRVIITGTVQGVGFRWRARQAALSLDISGWIKNRPDGGVEAVFQGSPGSVDQMIEWVKAGPPGAVVREVRTVPCNPDAGPSEFLILRSP, from the coding sequence ATGCACCGAAAAAAGTGCGTCAGGGTCATTATAACAGGGACGGTCCAGGGGGTAGGTTTCCGGTGGAGAGCAAGACAGGCCGCCCTCTCGCTGGATATTTCAGGATGGATAAAAAACCGCCCCGACGGGGGTGTCGAGGCGGTTTTCCAAGGCTCTCCAGGTTCGGTGGATCAAATGATCGAATGGGTGAAGGCCGGACCACCCGGCGCGGTAGTAAGGGAGGTCAGGACCGTTCCCTGCAATCCCGATGCTGGCCCGTCAGAATTCCTCATCCTGAGATCTCCCTAA